A stretch of the Calypte anna isolate BGI_N300 chromosome 21, bCalAnn1_v1.p, whole genome shotgun sequence genome encodes the following:
- the SLC66A1 gene encoding lysosomal amino acid transporter 1 homolog isoform X1 encodes MGDLPTGNLSDCPNGSRWVLDVFSECAQDSRDIASIVLGLVSILCFAAASFPQFYQACKTGIMDQALSIYFLLGWLGGDLLNLIGSFLADQLPLQVYTAVYYVLADLVMLSLYCYYKAKNQGRGFTAVINAAFTFLSLGAVSTLSFLGRDAAAAPGPVMFKGRALLSASVDEFGSKPFSRKEIIGFTIGSISSVLYLCSRVPQIYTNYKRKSTTGISYSLFALVMLGNSLYGLSVLLKNPEPGQGEGDYVLHHLPWLVGSLGVLSLDVVISFQFLAYRGGKPSSHEERDALLGDQDDSLES; translated from the exons ATGGGTGATCTCCCAACTGGGAACCTTTCTGACTGTCCCAATGGGTCCCGCTGGGTGCTGGATGTGTTCAGTGAATGTGCCCAGGACAGCAGGGACATAGCCAGCATTGTCCTGGGTCTGGTTTCCAtcctctgctttgcagctgCCTCTTTTCC GCAGTTTTACCAAGCCTGCAAAACAGGCATCATGGACCAGGCTCTCTCCATATATTTCCTGCTGGGATGGCTGGGTGGAGACCTCCTAAACCTCATTGGTTCTTTCCTGGCTGATCAGTTGCCACTGCAG GTTTACACAGCTGTGTACTATGTGCTTGCAGACCTGGTGATGCTGTCTCTCTACTGCTACTACAAAGCAAAGAACCAGGGCAGAGGAT TCACTGCCGTCATCAACGCAGCTTTCACCTTCCTTTCCCTGGGGGCGGTGTCGACCCTCTCCTTCCTGGGCAGAGACGCAGCGGCAGCGCCGGGCCCGGTGATGTTTAAAGGGAGGGCTCTGCTTTCTGCAAGTGTGGATGAGTTTGGGTCGAAG CCTTTCAGCAGGAAGGAGATCATCGGGTTCACCATTGGCTCCATTTCCTCCGTGCTGTACCTGTGCTCCCGAGTCCCCCAGATCTACACTAAC TACAAGAGGAAATCCACCACTGGGATCTCCTATTCCCTCTTTGCCCTGGTGATGCTGGGAAACTCCCTCTATGGCCTCAGTGTCCTGCTGAAGAACCCTGAGCCAGGGCAAGGTGAAGGTGACTATGTCCTGCACCACCTCCCCTGGCTGGTGGGCAGCCTGGGGGTCCTTTCCCTCGACGTGGTT ATCTCCTTCCAGTTCCTTGCTTATCGGGGAGGAAAACCCAGCAGTCACGAGGAGAGGGATGCTCTCCTTGGTGATCAGGATGACAGCCTGGAGAGCTAA
- the SLC66A1 gene encoding lysosomal amino acid transporter 1 homolog isoform X2 codes for MCPGQQGHSQHCPGSGFHPLLCSCLFSFYQACKTGIMDQALSIYFLLGWLGGDLLNLIGSFLADQLPLQVYTAVYYVLADLVMLSLYCYYKAKNQGRGFTAVINAAFTFLSLGAVSTLSFLGRDAAAAPGPVMFKGRALLSASVDEFGSKPFSRKEIIGFTIGSISSVLYLCSRVPQIYTNYKRKSTTGISYSLFALVMLGNSLYGLSVLLKNPEPGQGEGDYVLHHLPWLVGSLGVLSLDVVISFQFLAYRGGKPSSHEERDALLGDQDDSLES; via the exons ATGTGCCCAGGACAGCAGGGACATAGCCAGCATTGTCCTGGGTCTGGTTTCCAtcctctgctttgcagctgCCTCTTTTCC TTTTACCAAGCCTGCAAAACAGGCATCATGGACCAGGCTCTCTCCATATATTTCCTGCTGGGATGGCTGGGTGGAGACCTCCTAAACCTCATTGGTTCTTTCCTGGCTGATCAGTTGCCACTGCAG GTTTACACAGCTGTGTACTATGTGCTTGCAGACCTGGTGATGCTGTCTCTCTACTGCTACTACAAAGCAAAGAACCAGGGCAGAGGAT TCACTGCCGTCATCAACGCAGCTTTCACCTTCCTTTCCCTGGGGGCGGTGTCGACCCTCTCCTTCCTGGGCAGAGACGCAGCGGCAGCGCCGGGCCCGGTGATGTTTAAAGGGAGGGCTCTGCTTTCTGCAAGTGTGGATGAGTTTGGGTCGAAG CCTTTCAGCAGGAAGGAGATCATCGGGTTCACCATTGGCTCCATTTCCTCCGTGCTGTACCTGTGCTCCCGAGTCCCCCAGATCTACACTAAC TACAAGAGGAAATCCACCACTGGGATCTCCTATTCCCTCTTTGCCCTGGTGATGCTGGGAAACTCCCTCTATGGCCTCAGTGTCCTGCTGAAGAACCCTGAGCCAGGGCAAGGTGAAGGTGACTATGTCCTGCACCACCTCCCCTGGCTGGTGGGCAGCCTGGGGGTCCTTTCCCTCGACGTGGTT ATCTCCTTCCAGTTCCTTGCTTATCGGGGAGGAAAACCCAGCAGTCACGAGGAGAGGGATGCTCTCCTTGGTGATCAGGATGACAGCCTGGAGAGCTAA